The following proteins are encoded in a genomic region of Gammaproteobacteria bacterium:
- the rplD gene encoding 50S ribosomal protein L4 yields the protein MELALQEAGGTVQVADAVFGARFNEALVHQVVTSYLAGARSGTRAQKTRAEVSGGNSKPWRQKGSGRARVGSSRNPIWRGGGVTFAAKPTDYSQKVNKKMYRGAMRAILSELARLDRLQVVDSFGVDAAKTKELAQKLNALGLQDVLIVTDSVDDRLALAARNLPHVAVVAARSVDPVSLIGFENVLVTVPALRALEERLA from the coding sequence ATGGAGCTGGCACTTCAAGAGGCGGGCGGTACCGTGCAGGTCGCGGACGCGGTGTTCGGGGCGCGTTTCAACGAGGCCCTGGTGCACCAGGTCGTCACGAGCTACCTGGCGGGGGCCCGGTCCGGTACGCGGGCCCAGAAGACGCGGGCCGAGGTGAGTGGAGGCAACTCCAAGCCCTGGCGGCAGAAGGGCAGCGGCCGGGCCCGTGTGGGCTCGTCGCGTAACCCCATCTGGCGGGGCGGCGGCGTGACGTTCGCGGCGAAGCCGACGGACTACTCCCAGAAGGTGAACAAGAAGATGTACCGGGGCGCCATGCGCGCCATCCTGTCCGAGCTCGCGCGTCTGGATCGTCTCCAGGTGGTCGACTCCTTCGGGGTGGACGCGGCGAAGACGAAGGAGTTGGCGCAGAAGCTGAACGCGCTCGGTCTGCAGGACGTGCTGATCGTGACCGACTCGGTCGACGACCGGCTCGCCCTGGCGGCGCGCAACCTGCCGCACGTGGCCGTGGTGGCCGCGCGCAGCGTCGACCCCGTCAGCCTGATCGGTTTCGAGAACGTGCTGGTCACCGTGCCGGCGCTGCGGGCCCTCGAGGAGAGGCTGGCATGA
- the rplW gene encoding 50S ribosomal protein L23, producing MSEERLMKLLLSPHVSEKSTRIADKSRQFVFEVVPDATKPEIKQAVELMFKVEVEGVQVVNVAGKRKRFGRMAGRRPDWKKAYVRLKAGHDIDFVGGQ from the coding sequence ATGAGCGAAGAGCGCCTGATGAAGCTGTTGCTGTCGCCGCACGTGTCCGAGAAGAGCACGCGGATCGCCGACAAGAGCCGGCAGTTCGTCTTCGAGGTCGTGCCCGACGCCACCAAGCCCGAGATCAAGCAGGCCGTGGAGCTGATGTTCAAGGTCGAGGTCGAGGGGGTGCAGGTGGTCAACGTCGCCGGCAAGCGCAAGCGGTTCGGGCGCATGGCCGGGCGGCGGCCTGACTGGAAGAAGGCGTACGTTCGCCTGAAGGCCGGCCACGACATCGATTTCGTCGGCGGGCAGTAG
- the rplB gene encoding 50S ribosomal protein L2 yields the protein MPIVKAKPTSAGRRFVVRVKNPELHKGEPYGPLLAPKSRNGGRNTYGRVTVRHQGGGHKQRYRIVDFKRDKDGIPGRVERLEYDPNRSAHLALVLYADGERRYVIAAKGLGVGAEVMSGPEASIKVGNCLPLRNIPVGSMVHCVEMKPGKGAQMARSAGTSVQILAREGGNATLRMRSGEVRKVPVDCRAVVGEVSNGEHNLESLGKAGAKRWRGIRPTVRGVVMNPVDHPHGGGEGRSSGGRHPCTPWGVPTKGYKTRKNKRTTGMIVRRRKQR from the coding sequence ATGCCGATCGTCAAGGCCAAACCGACCTCTGCGGGGAGGCGCTTTGTGGTCCGGGTGAAGAACCCGGAACTGCACAAGGGCGAGCCGTACGGGCCGTTGCTGGCACCCAAGTCGCGCAACGGGGGCCGCAACACCTACGGCCGCGTGACCGTGCGCCACCAGGGCGGGGGCCACAAGCAGCGCTATCGCATCGTGGACTTCAAGCGCGACAAGGACGGGATCCCGGGGCGCGTCGAGCGGCTCGAGTACGACCCGAACCGGAGCGCCCACCTGGCGCTGGTGCTCTATGCCGACGGCGAGCGCCGGTACGTGATCGCCGCCAAGGGGCTCGGCGTGGGCGCCGAGGTGATGTCGGGGCCGGAGGCGTCGATCAAGGTGGGTAACTGCCTGCCGCTGCGCAACATCCCGGTCGGCAGCATGGTGCACTGCGTGGAGATGAAGCCCGGCAAGGGCGCCCAGATGGCGCGCTCGGCAGGGACCTCGGTGCAGATCCTGGCGCGCGAGGGCGGGAACGCGACCCTGCGCATGCGCTCTGGCGAGGTGCGCAAGGTGCCCGTGGACTGCCGCGCGGTGGTGGGAGAGGTGAGCAACGGGGAGCACAATCTGGAGTCCCTGGGCAAGGCCGGCGCCAAGCGGTGGCGGGGTATCCGCCCGACCGTTCGGGGCGTGGTCATGAACCCGGTCGACCACCCGCACGGCGGCGGCGAGGGCCGCAGCTCGGGCGGGCGGCACCCGTGCACTCCGTGGGGCGTGCCGACGAAGGGCTACAAGACCCGCAAGAACAAGCGGACGACGGGCATGATCGTGCGTCGTCGCAAACAGCGCTGA
- the rpsS gene encoding 30S ribosomal protein S19: MPRSVKKGPFVDHHLVKKVDAARSSGTKRPIKTWSRRSMVVPDMVGLTIAVHNGRQHVPVLVTENMVGHKLGEFASTRIFRGHAADRKAKK, translated from the coding sequence GTGCCGCGTTCAGTCAAGAAGGGGCCGTTCGTCGATCATCACCTGGTCAAGAAGGTCGACGCGGCGCGGTCGAGCGGGACCAAGCGCCCGATCAAGACCTGGTCGCGCCGTTCCATGGTCGTGCCCGATATGGTGGGTCTGACCATTGCGGTGCACAACGGGCGTCAGCATGTGCCGGTCCTCGTGACCGAGAACATGGTGGGCCACAAGTTGGGCGAGTTCGCATCCACGCGGATATTCCGCGGGCACGCCGCGGACCGCAAGGCGAAGAAGTGA
- the rplV gene encoding 50S ribosomal protein L22 has product METRSTLRYARISAQKARLVADLVRGMPVDRALSTLTFTEKKAAGIVRKVLESAIANAEHNEGADVDELKVSAIWVDEGPTMKRMHARAKGRGTRVMKRTSHITVKVSDD; this is encoded by the coding sequence ATGGAGACCCGATCGACGCTGCGCTACGCGCGCATTTCGGCCCAGAAGGCGCGCCTCGTCGCCGACCTGGTGCGGGGCATGCCGGTGGACCGGGCGTTGAGCACGCTCACGTTCACCGAGAAGAAGGCTGCGGGCATCGTCCGCAAGGTGCTCGAGTCCGCGATCGCGAACGCCGAGCACAACGAAGGCGCGGACGTGGACGAGTTGAAGGTTTCGGCGATCTGGGTGGATGAAGGCCCCACCATGAAGCGCATGCACGCGCGCGCGAAGGGGCGCGGCACGCGGGTCATGAAGCGCACCAGCCACATCACCGTCAAGGTGTCGGACGACTGA
- the rpsC gene encoding 30S ribosomal protein S3: MGHKVNPTGIRLGIIKDWTSRWFAEGRRYADNLNTDLKVRTFLKKRLANASVSRIQIDRPARNARIVVHTARPGIVIGKKGEDIEALRREVSSMIGVPVHIGVEEIRKPELDAQLVAESVAQQLERRIMFRRAMKRAVANAMRIGAQGIRINVAGRLNGAEIARAEWYREGRVPLHTLRADIDYGFAEARTTYGVIGVKVWIFKGEVFERRAEVQEAAPEKAAVA, encoded by the coding sequence ATGGGACACAAGGTCAACCCGACGGGCATCCGCCTCGGCATCATCAAGGACTGGACTTCGCGCTGGTTCGCGGAGGGGCGGCGCTACGCCGACAATCTGAATACGGATCTGAAGGTGCGGACCTTCTTGAAGAAGCGTCTGGCAAACGCCTCGGTGAGCCGCATCCAGATCGATCGGCCGGCGCGCAATGCGCGCATCGTGGTCCACACGGCGCGGCCGGGGATCGTGATCGGCAAGAAGGGCGAGGACATCGAGGCATTGCGCCGCGAAGTCTCGTCGATGATCGGTGTGCCCGTGCACATTGGCGTGGAGGAGATCCGCAAGCCCGAGCTGGACGCGCAGCTGGTGGCGGAGAGCGTGGCCCAGCAGCTGGAGCGCCGGATCATGTTTCGCCGTGCCATGAAGCGCGCGGTGGCCAACGCCATGCGCATCGGTGCGCAGGGCATCCGGATCAACGTCGCCGGGCGGCTGAACGGTGCGGAGATCGCGCGGGCCGAGTGGTATCGCGAAGGTCGGGTGCCGCTGCACACGCTGCGGGCGGACATCGATTACGGGTTTGCCGAGGCGCGTACCACGTACGGCGTGATCGGCGTGAAGGTCTGGATCTTCAAGGGCGAGGTCTTCGAGCGCCGGGCCGAGGTCCAGGAAGCCGCGCCCGAGAAGGCTGCGGTTGCCTGA
- the rplP gene encoding 50S ribosomal protein L16 has protein sequence MLQPTRTKFRKQHKGRNRGLAERGGKVSFGDFGLKATTRGRLTARQIEAARRAISRYVKRGGKVWIRVFPDKPVSKKPLEVRMGSGKGNVEYWVALVQPGKVLYEMEGVPEEIAREAFRLAAAKLPIRTTVVERVVL, from the coding sequence ATGCTGCAGCCGACCCGTACCAAGTTCCGTAAGCAGCACAAGGGCCGCAACCGCGGGCTCGCCGAGCGTGGCGGCAAGGTGAGCTTCGGCGACTTCGGGCTGAAGGCCACCACGCGCGGGCGCCTGACGGCGCGCCAGATCGAGGCGGCCCGGCGGGCCATCAGCCGCTACGTGAAGCGTGGCGGTAAGGTCTGGATCCGGGTGTTCCCCGACAAGCCGGTCTCGAAGAAGCCCCTCGAGGTCCGCATGGGCAGCGGCAAGGGCAACGTGGAGTACTGGGTGGCCCTGGTGCAGCCCGGCAAGGTGCTCTACGAGATGGAGGGCGTTCCCGAGGAGATCGCCCGTGAGGCGTTCCGGCTGGCGGCCGCGAAGTTGCCCATCCGGACGACGGTCGTGGAGAGGGTGGTGCTCTGA
- the rpmC gene encoding 50S ribosomal protein L29 translates to MNVRELRGKNVGELGEELRGRLREQFNLRMQKGSGQTPRPHLFKAVRREIARIKTVMSERSYGSERS, encoded by the coding sequence ATGAACGTGCGCGAGCTGAGAGGGAAGAACGTGGGCGAGCTCGGCGAGGAGCTGCGCGGCCGGCTGCGTGAGCAGTTCAACCTGCGTATGCAGAAGGGCTCGGGTCAGACGCCGCGGCCGCACCTGTTCAAGGCGGTGCGCAGGGAGATCGCCCGGATCAAGACGGTGATGAGCGAGCGCTCCTACGGGAGTGAGAGGTCATGA
- the rpsQ gene encoding 30S ribosomal protein S17, with protein sequence MSETTHTPRTLVGRVVSDKMEKSATVLVERKVKHELYGKYVRRSTKLHVHDEQNECREGDLVEVVEGRPVSKTKAWRLHRVVERAR encoded by the coding sequence ATGAGCGAGACGACGCACACACCCCGGACCCTGGTCGGGCGGGTGGTCAGCGACAAGATGGAGAAGAGCGCCACGGTTCTCGTGGAGCGCAAGGTGAAGCACGAGCTTTACGGCAAGTACGTTCGCCGCTCGACGAAGCTGCACGTCCACGACGAGCAGAACGAGTGTCGCGAGGGCGACCTGGTGGAGGTCGTCGAAGGGCGTCCGGTCTCGAAGACGAAGGCTTGGCGTCTGCACCGGGTGGTCGAGCGGGCGCGGTGA
- the rplN gene encoding 50S ribosomal protein L14: MIQMQTMLDAADNSGARRLMCIKVLGGSKRRYAGIGDVIKVTVKEAIPRGKVKKGEVYNAVVVRTRKGVRRADGSLVRFDGNAAVLLNNQLQPIGTRIFGPVTRELRSERFMKIISLAPEVL, translated from the coding sequence ATGATTCAGATGCAGACAATGCTGGACGCGGCGGACAACAGCGGCGCGCGGCGGCTCATGTGCATCAAGGTCCTTGGGGGATCGAAGAGGCGGTATGCCGGTATCGGCGACGTCATCAAGGTCACCGTGAAAGAGGCGATTCCTCGAGGCAAGGTGAAGAAGGGCGAGGTCTACAACGCCGTGGTCGTGCGCACCCGCAAGGGCGTACGGCGGGCGGACGGGTCGCTGGTGCGTTTCGATGGCAACGCGGCTGTGCTGCTCAACAACCAGCTCCAGCCCATCGGCACGCGCATCTTCGGGCCGGTCACTCGCGAACTGCGCAGCGAGCGGTTCATGAAGATCATCTCTCTGGCGCCGGAAGTGCTCTGA
- the rplX gene encoding 50S ribosomal protein L24 encodes MHRIRKGDQVVVQTGKDKGKRGTVLRVLENDRVVVENVNVAKKHTRPNPMRGAQGGIVEKEMPIHVSNVAVYNPGAKKGDRVGFRTLEDGRKVRYFKSNGEVVDA; translated from the coding sequence ATGCACAGGATTCGTAAGGGTGATCAGGTCGTCGTCCAGACCGGCAAGGACAAGGGCAAGCGCGGGACGGTTCTGCGCGTGCTCGAGAATGACCGGGTGGTCGTCGAGAACGTTAACGTGGCGAAGAAGCACACTCGCCCGAACCCGATGCGCGGTGCGCAGGGCGGGATCGTGGAGAAGGAGATGCCCATCCACGTTTCGAACGTAGCGGTGTACAACCCGGGCGCCAAGAAGGGCGACCGCGTGGGATTCCGCACGCTCGAGGACGGCCGCAAGGTCCGGTACTTCAAGTCGAACGGCGAAGTCGTCGACGCGTAG